The Arachis ipaensis cultivar K30076 chromosome B03, Araip1.1, whole genome shotgun sequence region AGGTTACAGTTATATGATAATATAATTATCCCTGCATTTTATAATCAGGTATCAAAGCACCAGTTAAGTTTGTTTTGACGGGAACATATTAAACAATAAATACACAGAAAAGAAGCCGCAAAGCCGGCCATAATATTTAAATGAAAGCTAGCTTATTAGCTTGCTTTTCAATCTTGGTGTGTGTGTTGCCATTTACATACTTTAATAATGCAAATCATGCTGCTTGAGGTAGTATGACTGTATGAGTAAAGTTGTACAAAGCTCAACATGTAACACGTTCAATCGTCTGCTATTGGTAACTTTTATTAAAAACTTGAATAAAGTATAGGACATAGTCAATGCTGATGTTAGAAAAAAGGGAGTAGTATGAAAAGTATATTATTAGTATGTTGAAAAGGTATAATACATATGGACATATATAGGCATTaaaagaatcaaagtaataaaagcaaatcttataattaatatacagatattctatataaatataaatataaatataaatgatactaattgattttaattaattttaattattctttaaCATCTCCCTCCTCTACAAATTCAAGTGGGAGCTAAGAATACCATCTTGGGTTTGGATACTAGAGTCCGAAAATGAGTAGGATGATGAgccttcgtgaagatatcagcagtttTATCCAGAGTTCCAACAGCGACGAGGCGAACAACATCAATAAGGAGACGTTGTCGGACAAAGTGACAATCAAgatcaatgtgtttggtgcgttcataaAACACATCATTATGCGCAATCTGAATAGCATTGCGATTGTCACAAAAAAAATCGGTCGGGGATGACTGAGGAGCACTCAAGTCTGCGAGAAGCCAACAAATCGAGACaacctcagcagtggtgtcagcgagagCACGGTATTTAGCTTCTGtgcttgatcgagcagtgaacgtttgcaTCTTAACTCGCCAAGAAATGAAagcgtcgccaagaaacaaataataaccactagtagaacgacgatcagtgggatcaccaacCCAATCAGCATCTGAGTACACATGAAGGGATAAAGATGAATGGACAGAAAAATAAAGGTCATGAAATAtggtgcctttgatgtagcgaagaatgcgaagaactgccgcatagtgagtagtacgaggagttGACAAGAATTAGCTAAGAACATAAACTAGATAGGCGATGTCTGGTtgggtgacagtcaagtagacgagactcccaactaactgtcgataaagagtaggattatccaaaatcgtgccatccataggggtaaatcgaacattaggctcaagaggagtagactcagtgtgACTATCTGTAATTCCGGcacgagcaagaagatctgaagcatacttaaCTTGAGAGAGATAGATACCATCATCTGTGGATATGATCTTAAGACCAAGAAAATAACTGAGAGagccaagatctttcatctcaaaagtaTGGTGAAGGGAGGctttgagatcagagataccatcaacatcatctccaataatgatcatgtcatcaacatacaaaagcagaagaacaactccacgttcacttttacgaataaagagagcattctcatgagggTTGCAAGTGAAACCAAGATTGCATATAGtggtgctgaacttgtcaaaccattcacgaggagcttgcttaagaccATAAAGTGCCTTACAAAGGAGACAGACTTTgctagaaggacaaggataactcggaggtggtttcatatagaccttcttcttcaaattccaattaagaaatgcattcttcacatctATCTGACTAAGAGACTATTTTTTTACCGCAGCAATAGCAAAGAGAACTCGAACAGATGTGAGACAAGAAACAGGAGCAAAAGACTCTTCatagtcaataccatactcttgtgtacaaccttgagcaaccaatcgTACCTTATAATTATGAATAGAACCATCaaaaggaggatcaaccaaatcccaagtgtgtgcttttcAAGTGACTGGATTTTTTCCTGCATttcttgttgccaatttggattggtggaggcttctctgaatggcttatgttgatgaagaatagtagaaaaacaatgataatcaagaagatgaggaggtggatttctTACCCTAGAAGGAGTGGGAGGAAGCAGTATGACGGCAGGAGCAGGAACATCGTTCCGTCTAGAATCACCGGGAGatgaagaagacagaaagaatATAAGGCTGTAGAGGTTGACTCGAGATAGAACCTATAGAATCATCACTATGAAAAAGATCAATATTGGGGTTAGTGAAAAAGAGTGACTGAGTAGGAGGAATGGACTTAAAGGAGGAGAATTGagaaaacatgtgatgctccTAGAATACAGCATGACGAGGTATACAAATATGTctagagagaggatcccaacaatgataacccttgtgttcagtgctataaccaagaaaacaacacatgtgagcccgaggttcaagtttactatgttcatgaagttgaagaagaacaaaacagacaCAACCAAAAACTCGAAGAGAACTGTAAACAGGAGATGTAtaataaagacgctcaaagggagtaatgTTACCAACGACAGAAGAAGGAAGTCTATTGATTACATGAACAAcagtaagaacagcttcaccctAAGTAAgctcaggacacgaagaagaaaaaagtattgcacgaacagagtcaagaatgtgacggtgtttgcgttCATCTCGTCCATTCTGTTGAGAAGTACTAGggcaagaaaactcagacaaGGTACCCTGTTATGCAAGAAAGGTTAAAAGTTTGAAATCACAGTATTCTATAGTATTATCGTGTTGAAAAACCTTAATAACtttggaaaactgagttttaatcatagtagcaaagttaatataaatctgaggcagctcatggcgattagtcattaaataaacccaagtaaaacgtgaataatcatcaatgaaaatgaCAAAGTATCTAGCTCCTCCCATAGAAGTAGTGGGAGCGGGCCCCAAACATTAGAGTGGATAAGATCAAAAGGAGAACAAGCTagagatgaattattgtgaaaagataaaacaGGTTGTTTGGTagtttgacaagaaatgcaatcaaaagactcATTAGTAACCTGACCCAAGACACCTtgagacacaagaggacgcaATTTTTCTAAGGAGCTGTGGGCAAGACGGTGATGCCACAAGTGAAAAGTAGATGGtgaagaagcagcacagagatttggcacagaaggaatatgaagattctcgagttcaaacaacctttCAACTTTACGTCTAGTCTCGATGATTTGTCCCGTCTGAAGATCCTGTACACGACAActagaaatagaaaaattgacATCAAAATtgagatcaacaagttgaccaacagaaataagattaaagttCAATTTTGGAATATAATAAGCATCAGGGAGATTAAGAGTTGATTGGAAAATAGAACCCTTGTGTGTCGCGTGCAAGAGGGAACCATTAGCAATATTGACAGAATGTGCATTTGTAGTGAGAGACAAAAAGATGATGCAAAGAAGACATGTGATGAAAGCAACCAgaatcaaaataccatttagaattatCTACAGGAGTCAAAAAAGCAACAGGAGTATTACTAGAAAGGTAGAGAAAATGCTTAAGAAGAGACATaatatcagatagagagacaggAGACGGTTTGAGAGGAGCAGAATTGGTAGATTCAGTAGTAGCAGCAATAGCAAAAGTAGACACATTCTTGGAGAAGTTCGGATGAGAATGATACTTGAGTTTTTCAGGACATGGTGGAcgagtaggacaggtagtaatcaaatgtcccgagagcttgTAATAATGGTAGAACAATTGTGAACAATTGTAGCTAATGTGACCTTTCTGTTGGCATGTACGACATTCAACAGAAGGACAGTCTGAGAGGAGGTGCCTGAAACGGTTATAGTTTCGACAGAATTTACCCTTTCTTTCTGTGGCAACAAAAGCATATGATTTTTCCTAATAGTAGATACAGAGATCAAAGAGAGTAGAGAAAACTGCAAattcaaagcaaaaaaaaaaaaaatgaaaggcaGAATCAGAAAGAGCTCAAACAAAACCCTTAGGGAGGGTCCCACTGTCTGCCACGTCAGCCAGGGATGACACATGGCAGCGTCTGAATGAAGGAAGGAACCACGTCAGCGCTGACATGAACACACGGGTCAACCAATGGGCCTGTTCGGGTCTATGCCCGGGTTTGACGGGTCAGATCGGATGTTGTGCGTGATCCGGGCGGGCGCGACACGTAGTAGCGTCTGGGCCATTGATCGGGGACCCAATCTGACAGCACAGGATGAATCTGGAAAGGAGAAGAGCACTAGTGGTGGCAGCGTCTTGTGGTGGTGCGTGGCGGCACGTCTTGCAGCGATTCTGGATGCATTGGAATCGCGATGACAAGACGAACACGGTGGGAATggcggtgacgaaccaaagcatAGGGAAAGGATTGAAAAACGAGGCCAAGGAACACTGCCGGAGGAGAAAAACAAAGGGGCTATGAATGAATTTTCatggaaaaaaaaaacctttgctcttgataccatgtttgAAACAAGAGAGCAATTTGAAAagtatattattgagtgtattaTTGAATGTGTATTTGGTGTTGTTTGAGGAGTAAAACAATGATTGAAATTAAGATTTTGGAAAGAATGGGATTTCAGTATTTTGTTAAAAAAGTGATTTTTAACCAACTTCggtggatcataacttgagtctcgaattttggttttaaatgaaatttatttcaaataaaagatAATTTCAAGAGTTTTAAATGGTTTGTGAAAATCataattttgtagagaaagttataaaCGTTGAAATTTAGGTGCAGAAAATTGGTTTTTATGACTTAGTAGATTTTTTAGAAAAAGAAGGAGTCGCGTACGCGAGCATGCACACGCGACGCAAGATTTATCACTGTTATCTCGCGTACGCGGACATGGTCTTGCATACGCAGACCTGAAAGTTGGACGCTTGCGTACGCGAGCAGAACACGTGACGCGAGCACTCCCCACTGTTTTGCCATCTCGCATACGCGAGCCCCTTGTTTTGCAATCTCGCGTACGCGGACACAGTCTCACGTACACATCCCCCTGTTTTAGCCCAAAATGAGATTTTTGAGTATTATGCCAATCCTCTATATTTCCAAATCTTTATAACACCTGTTTAAAATCTGTTAGCGAGTCTTCAAGTTTTGGAGAAAGGGTGGGTGTGTTGAAGGAGTTAAATGGAGAGTTAAGAAGAGGTTGAGAAGTGAATGGTTGAGTTGTTAAGGTAATGAAGTGATAACTGATAAATGATCTATAACTAATAGCAATGATGATAACGTTGAATGAGTTGAGATGAAATGAGATTGACATTGACGTTGATGATTTATGATTAAATCATCACATGATTTATGTGTTTGAGATTTTGAGACATTCATTGACCCCCTGTACGTAAGATGTGATTGGGCACTTTAACTTCTCGGgttcccccatgggcatgcaCATATATATGAATTGGGCTTGGGATGTTGTCtctcccatgtcagcttgggattctTTCCATGGATATTTTTGAGCTTAGGGTGTTGTTTCTCCCATGTCAACTTGGGATTCTTCCCATGGATAATTTTTTAGCTTAGGGATGCGCATACATAGGTACTATCCACGGTTAGCCACTAAGATATATCGGGTTGGctatgtaaccgacagatgatatcatcagccatatggcaggcatacatcatatgcatctatgtgtttTGTTTGAGTGTGAGTACTTTGGTTTGCCTAACTGATTATCCCTGTTTACCTGCTATTTGTTCTATTTGCTATAGTTGCATTTTATCTGTGATTTCTTTGTTTGAATTGTATGTTTGTGCAACTGAGAGACCCCTTGTATGGTAGAGGCGCGACGAGGGTAGTTTTACCGGTGTTTTGGAGGGTTGGAGGAGATAAAAGTGAAGTGTTGAGTTAGGATTAGATTTGGAATTTGAGAACCTTAGACAGTTTACCTGATTTCTGGTTTAGTTTATTCCTTAAGTTTAATTCTGAATATCAGagttctaggattacctctgGCTTTCCTGGaaccttatatattatttatgtgggcaccattaccatgctgagaacctccagaTCTTATTCCATACATATATATTttcatttttcagatgcaggtcgagagccACCTCGTTAGGCGTTTGGAGTTTCCTTGGCAAGTGAAGTTGGGATGCTATCTTTTGTAcatttgctatatatatatatatgtttagaTTTCTCCTTTTGTTTAAGCTTTacttttgtccctcttagagacTTTTTGGAGAACTAGATATTTACTTTATGTATTTTGGGATATctgggttatatatatatatgtatatgataTTCTCCGGTTAGCCTTGAATTCACAGGTCGAGCATGGAGCTTGATATTCTATATCTTTTGACACTCCGCTCTCATTATATATATGTGTCTATACTTTCTTCGTATGCAAGTTTCTATTACGTGAGCATCGCGCTTTTCTTTTTCACGACTTTGCTTAAGCTTTCTTTTAAGACTCCTCGATTACTAAATTCCTTCAACTATTATTAtgtatatgttttattttttgagGTCGTAATatcacaccacctctattttatggcTTAAacgtaaggctctgtgtggtagggtgttacaatatttACTGAATATGGGAAATGGAGGGAGGATATCTTTAACTTTTGCCGTTTTAAGGTTCTAAAAATTAAACCAAACATGCTAGAGCAGACAGAACttcaaaaaaatacataatgaagCAACAATCTGAATGAAAACTTAGAATAGATTTACATAAAGTTCTACAACAATTAAATGGCTGTCATTATTCACCTACCACTATATGAAGCTAAAGTTAACATTATTAGCACATTAACGATTTGTTGATCGAGTTTTTCTTAGTCTGTCCCGTGTAACACGAATTCTTTCTTCCATTAGGGTTTCTTTTGGAGGAGGGTTCCCATTTTCATTTGCACCAGAATATGAAGACTCTGCTGCTTCATTCTGCTTTGGCTCTGCCTTAACTAGTGCAACTTTGTTGGTGGTTTCAGTATGAGAAATAGACCTCTGGGTTAAAGCAGACTTAGGAGGAATACTTGAACCTTTCACAGGCGACTTGGGTGGTGTAACACTCTCGCTATCAGAATATTATATACATAAATGTCATTACAGTCacgactcctatccctcttacaagaatataataataacgGCGAGGGAAATCAATATCATATGTATACAAACAGAAATAGGATATCTAAGAACCTAGCAAAAGCTCTGTAAGCTTCCTCATCCGTCCTAAAAAGAGAAGTTTGTAGGGGGGTGAGACCAtcgtcctcgctggttctcagtagagggtttttaagaaaaattatttccgttttaaaaaaaatagcgATACGAtttcgagtcaaaggctcctattttattattaagtatatgaagtcgtCATAATAATTTTCGCTATTAGAGTGGCGTAGCCGGAAGCGTGATATTTTGATAGTAAAGGTGTTATAGGTGGAATACTTGAACCTGTATCAAGAGACTTTTGGCAACTTAAATCTACATTAGGAGCAGTTGCTTTTGGCACCTGGGCTGAACCCGTCTCTTATGTTACCTCCTTCTGGAATTGACTTGAAGTTGTGCTAGAGGTAGGAGATGGAGGTTCCTCAGCTTGTGGTTCTGCCAGAGAATTTGGTTAGCAATTAGGAGTTGCAGGTTGACGAACCCTCACTCCTAACCCTCTGCTGCTACTTTAACAGACAATTAGTTTATTATATTAGAATATGCATAAAGAAGAATTAAGATAAAGCCCTCAAAGATATTGGTTTATTTGTTTAGGAAGATGGTACTAGCTTAATAACTTGGGAAAACATATGTCCGTCCTAGATTAATCATTTAATTGTTTGACATGGACTCGTTAATATGTTGTTCTGAGTGTCATTGTATTATGACAGGCATGTCATTTGCCTATACCTAATTGGAAAGATATATCTTGACATTAAATTAcataataaagaagaatgagcAGCACAATACAATTCCAAACATGAAAACTTCATCATGAAAATGTCatgttatttttatattttatttcactgAATCTAGTGAAGTTAGGCCACATTAAAAAATAACAGCAAACAACAATACATAATCAAAATTAACTACCTGAGTAGCAGGACGAGGAGCAGGTGTTGATTGTGCAGCAACAAACTGTAAAATGTCAAATATTCTAGTCTGCCCATAACTTGCAGCTCTTTGCCAATACGAAATAGCCATATCTCCTGCTCTTGTCTTCCTTTACATCAAGTTGAGATGGTGATGAGACATGAAGCGACGATGACGACTAGTCCCAAGACCTACTGCTTCTTCTACTGGCGATGACGAGCTTAGGAAAGGTGTGCGAGCGCGACTGAGTAAGAGACGGTGATGACTGACAAGACGGCGATTACTGATAACATGGAAAGCGACAAGGACCTTGAGTGCGAGACCAGAGACAAGAGAGGGAGAGATCTTGAGATTGAGCCAGTGAGCAAAGAGATGAGAGCTCGAGCTTCAATGAGAAAGGGAGAGGAAGGAGATGCTAAGGCgcaaaaaaaaagttagaaatatatttgtctttttctcaaaaaatttaaacatcaTTCAGTTCAAATTATGTAAACCGATCAGATTGAATCGGGTCTCATAATTATAATATAgacaattgggtttattattgttgctataataaaccgattttgttttggtttattaaaaataaattattgacCGGTTTAATAAATACATCCAATAAAAACGTGACATATATAAAtgtctttaaaaaaagacatttttaatgTCTTTATCAAAGTGATTTCCAtaatcttattattttatttttaatcacacttgttGAATTAGGAAATAGATAAAAAAAGCATGAAAATAGAATTTATGGACAAGAAATTCAAGTTCAAGTATGGATATCAAC contains the following coding sequences:
- the LOC107633472 gene encoding HVA22-like protein i, which encodes MAISYWQRAASYGQTRIFDILQFVAAQSTPAPRPATQNHKLRNLHLLPLAQLQVNSRRSESVTPPKSPVKGSSIPPKSALTQRSISHTETTNKVALVKAEPKQNEAAESSYSGANENGNPPPKETLMEERIRVTRDRLRKTRSTNR